The Streptococcaceae bacterium ESL0687 genome has a segment encoding these proteins:
- a CDS encoding TetR/AcrR family transcriptional regulator, with translation MSDLRFERTEKLLHLSFLELLETSDFNDITVARLARKSLINRTTFYAHYENISELAQSLINQYLDHLEEVFEENFKNKQKQKTFDSYSFFTNELISYFQDNRREINLLRNLNLGQDGFDSKLRSLFSQIYTKTFSLEDDDFATFLLTNIAFSNVDFILDGRTPPTRDELKKSLLVITDSLK, from the coding sequence ATGTCCGATTTACGTTTTGAAAGAACTGAAAAATTACTTCATTTGAGCTTCTTGGAGCTCCTTGAAACAAGTGATTTTAATGATATAACCGTAGCAAGACTTGCCAGGAAAAGTTTAATCAACCGAACTACTTTTTATGCCCACTATGAAAATATTTCAGAATTAGCCCAATCTTTAATCAATCAGTACCTTGATCATTTAGAAGAGGTTTTTGAAGAAAATTTTAAAAACAAGCAGAAGCAGAAAACCTTTGACAGCTATTCCTTTTTTACAAATGAACTAATCAGCTACTTTCAGGATAATAGGAGGGAGATAAATCTTTTAAGAAATTTAAATCTTGGCCAGGATGGTTTTGATAGTAAGTTGCGCAGCCTCTTTAGTCAAATTTATACTAAAACCTTTTCCTTAGAAGATGATGACTTTGCAACTTTCTTACTGACTAATATTGCCTTTAGTAATGTTGATTTTATCCTTGATGGACGAACTCCTCCAACTAGGGATGAGTTGAAAAAAAGTCTTCTTGTAATCACAGATTCTTTAAAATAG
- the rlmD gene encoding 23S rRNA (uracil(1939)-C(5))-methyltransferase RlmD, with protein MINLVKNDIIETEVIDLTHEGSGVVKIDGYPFFVENTLPGEKIKMRVLKVGKKFGFGRVEEYLTKSADRVEDLNIDYLRTGIADLGHLKYDKQVEFKAKQVKEILKKTAGLADLDLNPTLAAENATKYRNKAQIPVRRFKGQTETGFFKKGSHDLIPVEDFFIQDGEIDEIVIYVRDLLRRFDLKPYNEINKTGLVRNIMVRRGFNTGEIMVTLITTKKKIFRVDQIVEKLVEKFPNIVSIMQNVNESSGNGLFGPDYYVLYGRDHIEDTMLGKKYQISAPSFYQVNTEMAEKLYQEAIRMADLSEDDVVIDAYSGIGTIGLSFADRVKKVYGVESVPSAVANAQINAQINGLDNVEYKLGKAERVMAEWVAEGIKPDVIFVDPPRKGLDESFIESASQTGARAVVYISCNPATFARDVERFAARGYMLQEVTPVDLFPQTHHVEVVGLLTRA; from the coding sequence ATGATAAATTTAGTAAAAAACGATATAATCGAAACAGAAGTAATTGATTTAACCCACGAAGGTAGTGGTGTTGTGAAAATAGATGGTTATCCTTTCTTTGTAGAAAATACCCTTCCGGGTGAAAAAATTAAGATGCGTGTCTTAAAGGTTGGTAAAAAATTTGGTTTTGGCCGAGTTGAGGAGTATCTTACAAAATCAGCTGACCGTGTTGAAGACTTAAATATTGACTACTTGCGTACAGGTATTGCAGACCTTGGTCACTTAAAATATGACAAACAGGTTGAATTTAAGGCTAAGCAGGTCAAGGAAATTCTTAAAAAAACAGCTGGACTGGCTGATCTTGACCTAAATCCAACTCTTGCAGCAGAAAATGCTACCAAATACCGTAACAAGGCCCAAATTCCAGTAAGACGTTTTAAAGGTCAAACTGAAACAGGTTTCTTTAAAAAAGGAAGTCATGATTTAATTCCAGTTGAAGATTTCTTCATTCAAGATGGCGAAATTGATGAAATCGTAATCTACGTGCGTGATTTATTACGTCGCTTTGACCTTAAACCATATAATGAAATTAACAAAACAGGTTTAGTTCGTAACATTATGGTTCGCCGTGGTTTCAATACAGGTGAAATTATGGTTACTTTAATCACTACTAAGAAGAAAATTTTCAGGGTTGATCAGATTGTTGAAAAACTAGTAGAAAAGTTCCCAAATATTGTCTCAATCATGCAAAATGTGAATGAAAGCAGTGGTAATGGTCTTTTTGGTCCTGATTATTATGTTCTTTATGGACGTGATCACATTGAGGACACCATGCTAGGTAAAAAATATCAGATTTCAGCTCCTTCTTTCTACCAGGTTAATACTGAAATGGCTGAAAAACTTTACCAAGAAGCTATTCGTATGGCAGATTTATCAGAAGATGATGTAGTTATTGATGCTTATTCAGGTATTGGTACTATTGGTCTATCTTTTGCTGACCGTGTGAAAAAAGTTTACGGGGTGGAGTCAGTTCCATCAGCTGTTGCTAATGCACAAATCAATGCTCAGATTAACGGACTTGATAATGTTGAGTACAAGCTTGGTAAGGCTGAGCGTGTTATGGCTGAATGGGTAGCAGAAGGTATTAAGCCAGATGTTATCTTTGTTGATCCGCCGCGTAAGGGACTTGACGAATCATTTATCGAAAGTGCTAGCCAAACAGGAGCTCGTGCTGTGGTCTACATTTCATGTAACCCTGCAACCTTTGCCCGTGACGTAGAACGTTTCGCTGCCCGTGGTTACATGCTTCAAGAAGTTACCCCAGTTGACCTCTTCCCGCAAACCCACCACGTCGAAGTGGTAGGACTACTCACACGAGCGTAA
- a CDS encoding AMP-binding protein yields MNRLLKKYEKVVEKRAQKIMLKLSNGSSLTYKDFDQKVDLLAAFIEKEFEGLDIVPILSNDNLDYLTAMLAAWKVGKIYMPINSNTPPKKVENMLEAIKSKLILTRNYEGTLDNIKELSFESSQSGKYALGINQVASQSGSDTAYILSTSGTTGNPKMVQVTFDNLYWLLDQMNELVPFTEGDTFIISTPPQFDVSFHESLSFIFGTGSLQFMEPGTPIQQFKNLKKILLDGSISHIALSPTSLKTLLAMTRSDFRDTGLKNIILAGEALPVNLANQLLTLMPELNLFNCYGPTETTIYASYYQIKNQVETSSVPIGQPLKGADIKFYQDQLTNPNQGEILIGGCGVSRGYFGNPKFTAERFINLDGKTYYRTGDLGYKEDGLIYYQGREDKQVKINGIRIELAEIEQAIHSYIDDFTSFNVLKIDNNLVLFSDRWLDFSYLKNCLENHLPSYMIPSYHILVKEFKLTASNKLDLAFLEEEFKQNYQVDWQGSDKLEEKRPRTESLNSLIAGILNLPSLDDDKNLRLLSQMDSLTEIEVIMALEDYYGLNLSEDFLKQNQTIKDIKSSLTGNYRTESYDKDQLTDFQKANYYANLKNIRELNKIILKRGARELKDSYYLQKAYLADDFRQVLELKLVLPKEVREIEQIEGLVDKVIEKSELLRSFIRQDEGQKLAVYEPYRHKIPVISRNTLENLRDLIIKDLEDVVFDRLLWEVYFVEDTSELHFFINHLITDKSSLSILERDILTSLEGGTLESNPTYSDFIRFIDENSRPESLEAVCSQGFELVAGADFYSKSYGETKNYLRVKTPYKNHYDNIFYGNFILARLLCQSQDQNIVAGSTIINLRQFDGYDFSQVFGDVHTTLPFVYRKEDSEESFRKSYDLIYSYFLRGDNLNNSIYKAYPYIPEDLKKYEFYLDDNLKFSSNFLGAIREKDLEETIEELCKQQYSLENFSRAKLYITYFSCGEDLIFLPITQGLINI; encoded by the coding sequence ATGAATAGATTATTGAAAAAATATGAAAAAGTGGTTGAAAAAAGAGCACAGAAAATTATGTTGAAATTGTCTAACGGCAGTTCTTTGACCTATAAGGATTTTGATCAAAAGGTAGATCTACTAGCAGCATTTATAGAAAAAGAGTTTGAGGGTTTAGACATTGTACCTATTCTTTCAAATGATAACTTAGACTATTTGACGGCCATGCTTGCGGCTTGGAAGGTGGGAAAGATTTATATGCCCATCAACAGCAATACTCCGCCCAAGAAGGTGGAGAACATGCTTGAAGCCATTAAAAGTAAGTTAATTTTGACGAGAAATTATGAAGGAACTTTAGACAATATAAAAGAGCTTTCCTTTGAGTCTTCACAGTCAGGGAAATATGCTTTAGGTATTAACCAGGTAGCCAGCCAAAGCGGGAGTGATACTGCCTATATCCTATCAACTTCAGGCACTACAGGAAATCCTAAGATGGTTCAGGTGACTTTTGACAACCTTTACTGGCTCTTAGATCAAATGAATGAACTTGTGCCCTTTACAGAAGGTGACACCTTTATCATCTCAACTCCGCCTCAGTTTGATGTTTCCTTCCATGAAAGTCTGTCCTTTATTTTTGGCACAGGTAGCTTGCAGTTTATGGAGCCAGGCACCCCCATTCAGCAGTTTAAAAACCTTAAAAAAATCCTATTGGATGGTTCTATAAGCCACATTGCCCTTTCTCCTACTTCCTTAAAAACTCTTCTTGCCATGACCCGCAGCGACTTTAGGGATACAGGACTTAAAAACATTATCCTAGCAGGTGAAGCCCTGCCTGTTAATTTAGCCAACCAGCTCTTAACCTTAATGCCTGAGCTTAACCTTTTTAACTGCTATGGTCCAACAGAAACAACCATTTATGCTAGCTACTATCAGATTAAAAATCAAGTTGAGACTTCAAGTGTTCCAATCGGTCAGCCTTTAAAGGGAGCAGATATTAAATTTTATCAAGACCAGTTGACGAATCCAAATCAGGGCGAGATTTTGATTGGAGGTTGCGGGGTAAGTCGAGGTTATTTCGGTAATCCTAAATTTACTGCTGAGCGTTTTATAAATCTTGATGGGAAAACCTACTACCGAACTGGAGATTTGGGCTATAAGGAAGATGGCCTAATTTATTACCAGGGTCGGGAGGACAAGCAGGTCAAGATAAACGGAATTAGGATTGAGCTGGCAGAAATTGAGCAGGCCATTCATTCTTACATTGATGATTTTACTAGTTTCAATGTCTTAAAAATTGATAATAATTTAGTGCTTTTTTCTGATAGATGGCTTGATTTTTCTTATCTAAAAAACTGCCTAGAAAATCATTTACCTAGCTATATGATTCCCTCTTATCATATTCTAGTCAAGGAATTTAAATTAACGGCTAGTAATAAGCTTGACCTTGCCTTCCTGGAGGAAGAATTCAAGCAGAATTACCAAGTAGATTGGCAAGGATCAGATAAGCTAGAAGAAAAGAGGCCACGGACTGAAAGTTTAAACTCTCTCATTGCAGGCATTTTGAATCTTCCTTCATTAGACGATGATAAGAATTTGAGGCTTTTGTCCCAGATGGATTCTCTAACAGAAATTGAGGTAATTATGGCCCTTGAAGACTACTATGGTCTTAATTTATCTGAGGATTTCTTAAAGCAAAACCAGACCATAAAGGACATAAAATCGAGTCTTACGGGCAATTATAGAACTGAAAGTTATGACAAGGACCAGCTGACGGATTTCCAGAAGGCTAACTACTATGCCAACCTTAAAAATATTAGAGAGTTAAATAAGATTATTCTTAAGAGGGGCGCGCGTGAGCTTAAGGATTCTTACTACCTGCAGAAGGCTTATTTGGCCGATGACTTCCGTCAAGTTTTAGAATTAAAGCTTGTACTACCTAAAGAAGTTAGAGAAATTGAGCAAATTGAGGGGCTTGTGGATAAGGTCATTGAAAAATCTGAACTCTTGCGTTCTTTCATTAGACAAGATGAAGGGCAAAAGTTAGCAGTCTATGAACCTTACAGGCATAAAATTCCTGTTATCTCCCGAAATACCTTAGAAAATCTTAGGGACTTAATCATTAAAGACCTGGAGGATGTGGTTTTTGATCGTCTTTTGTGGGAGGTTTACTTTGTAGAAGACACCTCAGAACTCCACTTTTTCATCAATCATTTGATTACTGACAAGTCGTCTTTAAGTATCCTTGAAAGAGATATTTTGACGTCCCTTGAAGGAGGAACCTTAGAAAGTAACCCAACTTACAGTGATTTTATTCGTTTTATCGATGAAAATTCTAGGCCAGAAAGTCTTGAAGCTGTCTGTAGTCAAGGCTTTGAGCTAGTAGCAGGAGCTGATTTTTATAGCAAATCTTACGGGGAAACTAAGAACTATCTGAGGGTGAAAACACCCTACAAGAATCACTATGACAACATTTTTTACGGAAACTTTATTCTGGCAAGACTTCTGTGCCAGTCCCAGGATCAAAACATTGTCGCAGGATCAACCATCATTAACCTGCGTCAGTTTGACGGGTACGATTTTAGCCAGGTCTTTGGTGATGTTCACACAACCCTGCCCTTTGTTTACCGCAAAGAAGACAGTGAAGAGAGCTTTAGGAAGTCTTATGACCTCATCTACTCTTACTTTTTAAGGGGAGACAACTTAAACAATAGCATTTATAAGGCCTACCCTTATATTCCAGAAGATCTGAAAAAGTATGAATTTTACTTGGATGATAATTTAAAATTTAGCAGTAATTTTTTAGGAGCCATTAGAGAAAAAGACTTGGAAGAGACCATTGAAGAGCTATGCAAGCAGCAGTACTCACTTGAGAATTTTTCAAGGGCCAAACTTTACATAACCTACTTTTCTTGCGGTGAGGATTTAATTTTCCTACCAATCACCCAAGGACTTATTAACATTTAA
- a CDS encoding TetR/AcrR family transcriptional regulator, with the protein MITNKSTDLRIQKTKTAIFQAFEEMLEELDFEKITVTALCKRAQTRPATFYNHFSDKYDCFDQMIAELRFERLDQAAANDLSNSPDEFFKIIFTGGFTFLEEHASLVEKVESNSLLTTIMHTSSKELEDNIRRKISQDFSNQNTSTLQKEIITQSILGASVQVSRWWFENRQKIDKNEAVDQLVKIIIKMY; encoded by the coding sequence ATGATCACTAATAAATCTACTGATTTAAGAATTCAAAAAACCAAGACTGCAATTTTTCAGGCTTTTGAAGAAATGCTTGAAGAGCTAGATTTTGAAAAAATAACAGTTACTGCCCTATGCAAGAGGGCACAAACTCGGCCTGCTACCTTTTATAACCATTTTTCTGATAAATATGATTGTTTTGATCAAATGATAGCTGAACTTCGTTTTGAAAGACTAGATCAGGCTGCAGCAAATGATTTAAGTAACAGCCCAGATGAATTTTTTAAAATTATTTTTACCGGTGGCTTTACCTTCCTTGAGGAGCATGCCTCTTTGGTTGAAAAAGTAGAGTCAAATAGCCTCCTAACAACAATTATGCATACAAGTTCAAAGGAATTAGAAGATAATATTCGAAGAAAAATCAGCCAAGACTTCTCCAATCAAAATACTTCCACCCTCCAAAAAGAAATTATCACCCAATCAATCCTTGGAGCAAGTGTTCAAGTTTCCCGCTGGTGGTTTGAAAACCGCCAAAAGATTGACAAAAATGAAGCTGTAGACCAATTGGTAAAAATAATCATCAAGATGTACTAA
- a CDS encoding ABC transporter ATP-binding protein — MSRLLKKELGKFTSYGIFQVILVLILTAIEISTPLLEGMLINNLVAGTLSKTYIYLCLGGVAIFVARLMVSYFSSRIEYVSLVEVNYKLYQFLVNKIFQKDYSSLENYEGQYLNSRINSDLEIVVHFLFVRLPKFIKDVLTLVVISLILFYLQRQVFLYFYLIVLVYIGIYLYFRQKMYSSFNIIRERDNHFAAGKSSIFQRLSEIFIQRTEELEGARLNKKWTPFMESVKANFGLRYTISTIQIVTTFLAQALFFWMGGVSVVQKKMTIGSFTAVIQYFSTFISSVDNFFYLAVDLEEYRGAVARLNELLDLPQDIEGDICPQEINNLSVTDLNLSRSAGDIEDHLYTSSLTANFKRGQIYFIKGKNGSGKTTLMKTLVGLLKNNYEGSIKINTQDISALDLRSLRKKSISFMVQNNVCQTISVADVLETYLPEDDLKKILRTSPFDKFSNFLPSLMDLNQDFDSYRHKKFENLSGGERQLINLLVTLTKPQAQLIILDEPFSNISNKLYPDLLKIIQECAKDKIILIISHDKLTDTATNILYVG, encoded by the coding sequence ATGAGTAGGTTATTAAAAAAGGAGCTTGGTAAATTTACAAGCTACGGTATTTTTCAAGTTATCTTGGTTCTTATTCTTACAGCTATTGAAATTTCAACCCCTCTTTTGGAAGGAATGCTGATTAATAATCTGGTTGCAGGTACTCTTTCTAAAACATATATCTATCTTTGCCTGGGAGGAGTAGCCATCTTTGTGGCTAGACTTATGGTTTCTTATTTCTCAAGCCGGATTGAATATGTGAGTCTTGTTGAAGTAAACTACAAATTGTATCAGTTTTTGGTGAATAAGATTTTTCAAAAGGATTATTCCAGCCTTGAAAACTATGAGGGGCAGTACTTAAATTCAAGAATAAACTCTGACCTTGAAATTGTTGTCCATTTTCTCTTTGTCAGACTACCTAAATTTATCAAGGATGTCTTGACCCTTGTAGTAATCTCCCTTATCCTCTTTTATTTGCAGAGGCAGGTCTTTCTTTACTTTTATCTGATTGTACTAGTTTATATTGGAATTTACCTGTACTTCCGCCAAAAAATGTACTCGTCCTTTAATATAATCAGGGAAAGAGATAATCATTTTGCGGCCGGTAAAAGCAGTATTTTCCAAAGATTATCTGAGATTTTTATTCAAAGGACGGAGGAGCTTGAAGGAGCAAGGCTTAACAAAAAATGGACCCCCTTTATGGAATCCGTTAAGGCAAATTTTGGCCTAAGATATACGATTTCAACTATCCAAATTGTCACAACCTTCCTAGCACAGGCTCTTTTCTTCTGGATGGGTGGTGTGTCAGTTGTTCAAAAGAAAATGACAATTGGTAGTTTTACCGCAGTTATTCAGTATTTTAGCACCTTTATTTCATCAGTTGACAATTTCTTTTACCTGGCTGTTGACCTGGAAGAGTATAGGGGTGCTGTAGCCAGATTAAATGAACTTCTAGACCTGCCCCAAGACATAGAAGGGGATATTTGCCCCCAAGAGATCAATAATCTTTCAGTGACAGATCTTAATCTTTCTAGGTCAGCTGGAGATATAGAGGACCATCTTTATACAAGTAGCTTGACCGCAAACTTTAAAAGAGGTCAAATCTATTTCATTAAAGGGAAAAATGGTAGTGGAAAAACTACCCTCATGAAAACTCTCGTCGGACTCCTTAAAAATAACTACGAGGGCTCGATTAAGATTAATACTCAAGATATCAGCGCCTTAGATCTAAGATCCCTTAGGAAAAAATCAATTTCCTTTATGGTTCAAAATAATGTTTGCCAGACTATTTCAGTGGCCGATGTTCTTGAGACCTATTTACCAGAAGATGACTTGAAGAAAATTTTGAGGACCAGCCCATTTGACAAGTTTAGCAATTTTTTACCCAGCCTGATGGATTTAAACCAAGATTTTGACTCCTACCGTCATAAAAAATTTGAAAACCTGTCAGGGGGTGAAAGGCAGCTTATTAATTTACTGGTTACCTTGACCAAGCCACAAGCTCAGCTGATTATCCTGGATGAACCATTTTCAAACATATCAAATAAGTTATATCCAGATTTATTAAAAATCATTCAAGAATGTGCCAAAGACAAGATTATACTTATTATTTCTCATGATAAGTTAACGGATACTGCTACTAATATCTTGTATGTTGGTTAA
- a CDS encoding helix-turn-helix transcriptional regulator: protein MDNKGLKNVKQLSDKLGLKYSTVLDWINAKTYPRIDKIELMADFFEVDKSDLIESYKSVDDKDPINKIEQLLSMYNKLEDNRKIQVMNFIDYQIYEQSKEIGSK, encoded by the coding sequence ATGGATAATAAGGGATTAAAAAATGTAAAGCAGCTTTCTGATAAATTGGGTTTGAAATACTCAACAGTCTTAGATTGGATAAATGCTAAAACTTATCCCCGTATAGATAAAATAGAATTAATGGCAGATTTTTTTGAAGTTGATAAATCAGATTTAATAGAATCTTATAAATCTGTGGACGATAAAGATCCAATCAATAAAATAGAGCAGCTTCTTTCCATGTACAATAAACTTGAAGATAATCGAAAAATACAAGTTATGAATTTTATTGATTATCAAATTTATGAACAAAGTAAAGAAATTGGTAGTAAATAA
- a CDS encoding DUF488 family protein produces the protein MGKIILERIYDKDESQEVKDGFRILVDRLWPRGVSKERADLDLWAKDFAPTNDLRRWFNHIADRYPDFKSRYQKELDANPKTPELLSLIDEKLKEGNAVFLYGARDTEHNEAVVLKDYVVGKLGEN, from the coding sequence ATGGGAAAAATTATTTTAGAAAGAATTTACGATAAGGATGAGAGCCAGGAAGTAAAAGACGGTTTTCGGATACTTGTTGACCGTTTATGGCCCAGAGGAGTTTCCAAGGAAAGGGCAGATCTTGATCTGTGGGCCAAGGACTTTGCCCCAACAAATGATTTAAGAAGGTGGTTTAATCACATAGCTGACCGCTATCCTGACTTTAAAAGTCGCTACCAAAAGGAGCTGGATGCAAATCCCAAAACTCCAGAACTCCTAAGTTTGATTGACGAAAAACTCAAGGAAGGCAATGCGGTGTTTCTATACGGCGCACGTGACACCGAGCACAACGAAGCAGTAGTCTTGAAGGATTATGTGGTGGGGAAGTTGGGGGAGAATTAA
- a CDS encoding DUF6287 domain-containing protein, translating to MEGKIFQVLILVACLMLTACSKQTENTSSDSESSVASVQDESSKSSGNAESSSATSQATAAEDEEDLTGYYYAKDGTQALVKKIGPSQWRIDYGDVYGTFTTDLTWTNGEFYSKSPMIKSDGYQGFTVNIVKSIQDLTISLLDKNTSHNLVFANHKPGNFEGGEVDLNSQAIMSGDLTTLIGAWVNGKGEVLVINPDGTTSINSIIETGSGGANSKVPFVGLRSGIAGAALGLYQIGFENPDGDQSNTRRPRLIITQQGGNYPADTYYYRQ from the coding sequence ATGGAAGGAAAAATTTTTCAAGTTCTAATTTTAGTAGCTTGCTTGATGCTCACTGCTTGCAGTAAGCAAACGGAGAATACAAGTAGTGATTCAGAAAGCAGTGTAGCCAGCGTGCAGGACGAAAGTAGTAAAAGTAGTGGAAATGCTGAAAGTTCATCTGCAACGTCCCAAGCTACAGCAGCTGAAGACGAAGAAGATCTTACCGGATATTATTATGCAAAAGATGGCACCCAGGCTCTTGTTAAAAAAATCGGGCCGTCCCAATGGAGGATTGATTACGGTGATGTTTATGGAACTTTTACAACTGATTTGACGTGGACAAATGGGGAGTTTTATTCCAAATCACCTATGATAAAATCAGATGGTTATCAGGGATTTACAGTTAATATTGTAAAAAGTATCCAGGATTTAACCATAAGTCTTTTGGATAAAAATACCAGCCATAATTTAGTTTTTGCAAATCATAAGCCAGGTAATTTTGAGGGTGGAGAGGTTGATCTAAATTCCCAAGCCATTATGAGTGGCGATTTAACAACCCTTATAGGTGCTTGGGTCAATGGGAAAGGTGAGGTTCTTGTAATTAATCCAGATGGGACAACAAGCATTAACTCTATTATTGAAACAGGTTCAGGAGGAGCAAATAGTAAGGTACCCTTTGTTGGCTTAAGGAGTGGTATAGCAGGGGCTGCCCTTGGTCTTTATCAAATAGGTTTTGAAAATCCAGATGGAGACCAATCTAACACAAGAAGACCACGTTTAATAATTACCCAACAAGGTGGAAATTACCCAGCTGATACTTATTATTACCGTCAGTAA
- a CDS encoding MFS transporter, whose amino-acid sequence MKKDNYFKLLVNRILYQVGSVTYDYANSVWIASMGSLGQKYLGIYQMSETLISIFFNPIAGAVADRFKRKKIILFTDLVSFFACLLISLIGDDRLMLYGIVVANIILAIMYSFASTAFKSLIPNAIEKSKILSFNSVLETIMQVFSVLSPLMSFYIYNSFGIRATLLVTALSFLACYLVMLTVFENTGCEKEEEVSSSLQSHPSHQSNQEKASIKRNFAELLEDIKDGLKYIKSDKRLFELLVTSAFVNFFISFYNYLMPFSNQIFGDQEFYSKLLTFGAIGSILGAICAKFLPNTRFALLSSLGLSGLGIAIIAAPSFISSGSLISYLGNLIFMFFLTIYNIHFVSSIQSKVADDYLGRVFSTVFTIAILFMPFGTALITLIPQAVHSLTFILVGLAIFLLAVVSILLGGRENE is encoded by the coding sequence TTGAAGAAAGACAATTATTTTAAGCTATTAGTTAACCGAATTTTATACCAGGTAGGAAGTGTTACCTATGACTATGCCAACAGTGTTTGGATTGCCTCCATGGGTTCCTTGGGTCAAAAGTATCTAGGAATTTATCAGATGTCAGAAACTCTGATTTCCATCTTTTTTAATCCCATTGCAGGAGCTGTGGCGGACCGCTTTAAGAGAAAGAAGATAATCCTATTTACGGACCTTGTAAGTTTTTTTGCCTGCCTCTTAATTTCTTTAATCGGAGATGACAGATTGATGCTTTACGGGATAGTGGTCGCAAACATTATCCTTGCCATCATGTACTCCTTTGCCAGTACGGCCTTCAAGTCCCTAATTCCTAATGCCATTGAAAAAAGTAAAATTCTTTCTTTTAATTCAGTTTTAGAGACAATCATGCAAGTTTTTAGCGTTCTGTCCCCTCTCATGTCCTTTTATATTTATAATAGCTTTGGGATTCGGGCGACCCTACTTGTGACTGCTTTAAGTTTTCTAGCCTGCTACTTGGTTATGCTGACTGTTTTTGAGAATACAGGCTGCGAGAAAGAAGAGGAGGTATCAAGTTCCCTTCAATCTCATCCATCCCATCAATCTAATCAGGAAAAAGCAAGCATTAAAAGGAATTTTGCAGAGCTTTTAGAGGATATAAAAGACGGTCTAAAATATATTAAATCGGATAAAAGGCTCTTTGAGCTTCTTGTGACCTCAGCCTTTGTTAACTTTTTTATTTCCTTTTATAACTATTTGATGCCCTTTTCCAATCAAATTTTTGGTGACCAGGAATTTTATTCTAAACTTTTGACCTTTGGGGCCATAGGTTCAATTTTAGGGGCCATTTGTGCCAAGTTCTTGCCCAATACAAGGTTTGCCCTTTTGAGTTCTCTAGGACTTAGTGGCCTGGGGATAGCCATTATTGCAGCTCCAAGTTTTATTTCTTCTGGATCTTTAATTTCTTATTTAGGTAATCTGATTTTTATGTTCTTTTTGACCATCTATAATATTCATTTTGTAAGTAGCATTCAGTCTAAGGTAGCTGATGATTATTTGGGACGTGTTTTTTCGACAGTCTTTACCATTGCCATTCTTTTTATGCCATTTGGAACAGCCCTGATTACCCTAATTCCCCAAGCTGTACATAGCCTGACCTTTATTTTAGTGGGGCTTGCTATTTTCTTACTAGCTGTAGTTTCGATTCTTCTAGGGGGAAGGGAAAATGAGTAG